The genomic interval GATTGTTTCAGCATTGACGGTAAATGCTTTTTCTGCTCGTCTGGTTCCTCTGGTTCCTGCTTCAAATCTATTGAGAGAATTGTTGATTTGCGGTGGTCAGTTAATATTTCAAGGTGTTTTGATTTTTTTCTTAAACAAAAGAAAGTTGTGGGATTACCTTGGTAATGTCATTGCTGTTTCATTGATAGGATCTTTACTGTTGCTGCCTGCCCTGTGTTTTCCTTATTCAGGAGCTATGCTTTCCAATGTCGGATATCTCGGCTATTTTCTCCTTGTTGTTGGCTTTTTATTACTGGAGCATAAAAGGAGAGTGAAGCTTCTGAATCTTCCTTCTGCATTGACTTTAGGTTGGTTGATTTATCGTCTCATCGTTTTATTAATAATACTATAAACATATTGCTATGAATAGAATAATATTAGCAGGTGGTTCAGGCTACCTCGGAATGGTGCTTGCAGATTTTTATAAAAATAAAGTAAAAGAGATCATCATTTTAACAAGAGGAAAGAATGAAATGAAAGATAATATCAGATGTGTTCACTGGGATGGTCAACAAATATCAGATTGGATTGAATGGTTGGAAGGATCTGATTTACTTATCAATCTTACTGGTAAAAATGTTAATTGTCGCTATACAGATAAAAATAAAAATGAAATCATAAGCTCCAGGGTCAATGCAACCAAAGTCCTGGGAGAGGCTTTGATGAAATTAGAAAATCCACCAAAAGTGTGGATACAATGTGTTTCATCCACTATTTACAGGGATTCCAGAGATAAAGATATGGATGAATTCTCAGGTGAAATAGGGGAAGGCTTCTCTGTCGATGTCTGTGAACGTTGGGAGGAAGCTTTTGATAAACATGAGATGCCTAAAGTAAGGAAGGTTGCATTACGCATTAGTTTCGTTTTAGGCAGAAATGGAGGAGCATTCCCTACCTTACTTACTCTTACCAGACTAGGACTTGGTGGTAAACAAGGAGATGGACTTCAATATGTAAGCTGGATTCATGAAAAGGATTTTGCAAGAATTGTTGAATGGATTTATAGTAATGAAGAGATAATGGGAGTTTATAATTGCACCGCACCTAATCCTGTTACAAACAAAGTAATGATGTCTACGCTTAGGAAAGCAGCAGGAATACCCATTGGTTTGCCATCTCCTGAATGCTTATTAAAAGTAGGAGCATTTTTAATTGGTACAGAACCGGAGCTGGCATTGAAAAGCAGAAAAGTAGTTCCCGCTAAGTTAATAAATGAAGGATTTCAGTTTGAGTATAATCATTTGGAATATGCTCTAGCGGATCTTGTATAAAGCTAATCTATAACTCAGATAAAAATTAAAAGGCCCGCTTTTTACTCAATGCGGGCCTTTTTAAATTAGGTGTCAAATTTAATGAACTAAGTTTTAATCAAAATTACCTGCTTGATATAAATTTATTTTAATGTTATAGTTAATTCTCTTATCGTCCACTTTAACACTCAAAAAGGAAAGATTTTTAGCTGAGATATTCTGTCTGAAAAATCCCATCTTCTCATTGCCAATAGCTTGTTTTTTAGGAGTGGTAATATATCCGCCTCGTAATTCACCATCCGGTGTCAGGATGATTTTGATCGTAGACGGTAAAAGCTCTTCCTGATAGGTCTCACTTTCAATGATTAGTTTACCTGTCAGGTTCTCTTCAAAATTCCACTCAATCATGTTGGTTTTTGAATTCAAATCAATTGTTTTAATCAATTTTCCTTTGGCCATAGCAATAAGAGTTTTAAGTTGGAACTGCGGGTTTATACGGTGGCCTTTAAGGGAAGTTGAGAATGTGAATAACTATAATTTTTTGAATTTTTTGTTGGATTTTTTTTGAGTTAATCAACCATTTAAGATCCACTGCTTTGCATTGGTATTATTGGTGAATAAGCGAGTTGGCTTTGCCGGGGGATTTAATACGAAATACATATTTGCTAATGACCTCTTCATATCAGAATTAGTGACTATCGCAATTTTCGATAGTCCTTCATAACCATCTTCAGAAAAGAATCTCCAGGCCTGAGGTTTAAAAACTCTTAATTCATGTGGTAAAGTGACTATAGCTGGAAACGTTTTGCCTTTTTGTAGCTCCAGCCTGTTTTTCAAAATTTCTTTTGCTACGCTTAGTGTTATGATCGCATCACTTTTGTAGTGAGCATGTAAAATTTCATCTTCAAACCAAAGTTGTATGTGCTGATCCTCAAATATTATTTCCATATTTTTCTTAAAAAACTTTTAAAGATAAGAAACTTATAAATGTCTGCCCAAATAAGATTTCTAAATTGGTTATAGTACGTTAAACTTATTTTAAGTGACAGATTATTAGGTTTATATGTGTGTAATTTTAAAATTTTAATAGTCCGTAATTTGGAAAAAGTGGATTTATGATTCCTATTGACCGAACTACCTTTGAATATAAATTTTTAAGATATGAATCATCTATCCTTAGAAAATAAAAAAACTAAGCACCTGAAAACGCTGCTGATATTTTTAGCTGTTTCATCTTTGGTATTTTTAATGCTTCACGGACCTATTCCTCAATGGGTTTCTTATCATAGTTTTGCAGATCATAATACTTTTTATGGGATTAATAATTTTTACAATGTTGTTTCGAATTTTCCATTTTTAAGGGTAGGAGCAGTTGGAATATTTTATTATTCTGAAACACAATTTTTCATATAAGTCTGCAAGACTATGTTTCTTTATCGGTATATCCTTTACCGGATTGGGATCTGCCTATTATCATTATGATCCTTCAACACCAACCCTGGTTTGGGACAGGCTTCCGATGACTATCACTTTTATGTCTTTTTTTGCGTTTATCCTTTTCAGGAACTTTTCATTTCAAAATAATGATAACATATTGATTGTATTGCTTCTGACTGGAATCTTAAGTATTGTTTATTGGTATCTAGGAGAGCTGAAGGACAATGGTGATTTGAGATGGTATGCTCTGGTTCAGTTTTACCCTGTTGTTGCCATTATTATTATCTTGCTTTGGAATGGAAATGACAGGCAAATGTTGGGAGTTATTCTGTGGTATATTGCTGCAAAGGTTTTTGAAGCTACTAACGAAGCGTTTTTATCATTGACCGAAGTGATAAGTGGTCATACTGTCAAACACCTGATAGCAGCTTGTGCAGCAATGCATCTTCTAGTTTTATTCTATTTGGAAAACAAAGCATTGATGAAAAAAATTTAATTATGAAAAAAGCCGTTTCTATTATTTACAAATCCATCAAATATGTATTTGTTATCCTGATACTGTATTTCATCACTGCTTTGTTATGTACAATCATACCCGTCAATAATTCCTTTACTGAGGATGAGAAGGGCGTTCAGATTTTTATCAGATCCAATGGGGTGCATACGGATATTGTAGTACCTGTAAAGGACTCTGTTAAAGATTGGAGTCAGGAATTATCAGGCTTGCAATTATACCATGATAACCAAATCAAATATGTTGCCTTTGGATGGGGAGATAAGGGGTTTTATCTTCATACTCCTACATGGGCTGATTTAAAAGTTTCTACAGCATTAAAAGCCGCATTCTGGTTAAGCACTTCCGCAATGCATGTTACCTATTACCCCTATAAGCCAGGAACAGATGAATATACCAGATCCATTTATATTTCCTCTGATCAATACCGTGAACTTGTAAACTATATCAAAGAGTCATTCAGATTGAATTCAGATGGGAAGATTGAGGTGATTAATTGCTGCAAGTATTCTGGTCTGGATAATGAATTCTATGAAGGCAAAGGCGTATATAGCTTAATAAAAACATGTAATACCTGGACGAATACAGGGCTTAAGGAAGCAGGAGTTAAAACTGCATTATGGGCACCTTTTGAGTGGTCTGTGATGTATCATAGAAAATAATTTTATGCTGCTAAAAATATATAATACAGAATACATTTTCATATTAGGTGATATGATCAATTGTTCCTAATGATTGATCTGTCTTGTTTATTTTGGAGTTGGAAGTCAAGACTTTTCAGAGTGTAATAAATAAGAATTTTCCTTTTTCCAGATCATTAACGAATCTCAGTACTGTTATAATAGCCTAAGTGCTGTTAAAAAAATATCTTAACTTTTAAAAACATATTACTTTCAAAGTGCTTGTGCTAACAGATAATTTGTTGTCCTTTTAATGCAACATTTTAAAGCAATTAAAAAGTAATATTATGAAAATCTTAGTAATTGGCGGTTCTGGCCTTATCGGAACAAAGGTAGTTGCCCAACTACATCAGAAGGGCCATCAGGTTATTGCTGCTTCTCCCTCTACCGGTATTAATACGATCACTGGAGAAGGTTTGGCTGAAGCAATGGAAAACACAGATATTGTTATTGACCTTGCTAATTCCCCGTCGTTCGAAGACAATGCAGTAATGGAATTTTTTCAGACTTCCGGCCAGAATTTGTTGAGTGCAGAAATCAATGCGGGGATAAAGCATCATGTGGCACTTTCAATAGTGGGAGTAGATATCATGCACAGCATAGGTTATATGCGTGCAAAAATGGTCCAGGAAAATCTGATCAGACAATCGGGTGTACCTTATACTATAATCCGAAGTACACAATTTTTTGAGTTTATAGGAGGTATCATCAATAAGGCAACACAAGGAAACGAAGTTCATCTTTCTGATGTACAATTTCAGCCTATAGCTGCAGACGAAGTAGCCGGTTTTGTGGTTAAATACGCCCTGGCTGCTCCAGTTAATGGTAAAGTGGAAATCGCAGGCCCGGAACGTTTTGATATGTATAGGGTAGTAGAGCGTTATCTGCAATCTTTCAAAGATTCACGCAAGGTAATATCTGATGGAAAACCTGAATACTTTGGAGGAGAGGTTAATCATACAGCACTTGTGCCGGCTGGAAAGGCAGAGTTAGGAACGATTAGTTTCGAGGAATGGTTGAGCAAGCAATTGCAACATGCGTAAAAATTAAAGCCCTTAAGCAAATTAAAAGAGGCCAAGCGTCATTAAACTCCTTTGCGGATTTTCAGGAAGGTATATGGTCGTGATTTTAGATTAGATGAAAAAAATCACATCATATTTAATCCAATAAATCATCAATAATTTCGGCATCATGTACCGATTCGTAATCATTGTCCACCTTCTGAGATGGGTTATTCCCTTTTCTGACACCATAAATGGTGATGATTATCATTCCAATAAACATAAGGATAAAGATGACTGAATAGATCATAGATTTAATTGTAGAAATTGAAATCTCAACTTTGCCACTTTGGATACGGTAGGTACTAAATTCAGTTGTCTTCAATCATTCTAACAATTTAATAACTATTAGGGAAAATTCTTATAACGGCATTAAATAAGCCTAAGACATATGCATAGATGAGTTTACTCTTCTTTAGATTGAATAGAATTAGGTTCCCTGAGCCCCCATTCTTTCTTTATGCGTTCTTTGTTTTGCTCTGTCAATTTCTTAGTTTGATTGGTGTTTCTTTTGGCTATCGCCGTAATGTCTTTTATCATTTTATCAATGGTCATAATTATTTTGCGTTTATAAGTTACTCCTCAAAAATAGATTTCCGCAACGCAAACCATCTGCGTCCCCCTTTGTATTTTTAAGAAATAGCTTTTTAACATGGAAGGACCCAAGGACCCTTATGATCTATTAAACTATGATAAGGTTTTTATTCTCCTGAAAGAAAGAGTAGGAAAGGAGGAATACCCGAGGATATGTGAAGTTGGACCGTGTCCGGAAGAAAGATTTCCTTTCTGGTCGTTTCGTAACGCAGAAGAAATCCGTTTACCCCTGGCAGCTGGTCATGGGTTTTTCACTTAAAGCGATATGGTGATTTTTTGTTTAAGAGTTAGCCTAAGTTCATCTTAATGGCTATATTTTAAAAAATATGTTTATTGTCAATCTGATGGTTCTAAAATTCATATAAAATAACGTTTAAATAATAGATAAAAATTATTATTTATTAAATTATTACAATATGTACAACAGAATTTACCCTTTCAACTATTCGTTGAATGCCTCCAAAAATGAAATAAATCGTCGTGTTTATTTCATAAAAATGCACAACAAAGCAATTGAAACTATTAAAAGTGGTCAAGTCCAACTGAGAGCATCCCCTCAGGAAGGGATTAACTATTATTTAACGAAAATTGAGGAATTAAAATTAGAAATCCTTGAGTTTATAAGCTGGTGCACGGAACTTGAAAAAAGGCAGCACAAATAAAAATAAGAACAAATGGTCCAGAATTTCTGGACCATTTCTCTTAGGAAGCTTTTTTCGCAGGAAGCAATTTGGGAAGGTACTCCAAAGCTTTATCATCCCTGCCTCTGAAATATCCTCTTGCTCGATTGATTAGCCAATCTGTTTCAATGTACTCAATGAATTTTGGCAATACATCATTGTGGTATTGTCTTGCGTCTACTTCAAATCCAGTAGGAAGCTTATGTTTATAAAATTTATATTGTTTAGATAGGTGAGGGTAATATGTATCTAACCATTCAGGGAAGGATTTGCCAACAGATACATCCATTCTAATTTCCTTACCTTCTTTACTATGGTCAGGAATTACATGGCCTAACGCCTCTAGTTTTCCATAAACCCGTATAAATAATTCTCCAATCACTGAAAAATATCCTTGATCAACTCGATCATAATTTTCATGAAATCTTTGGACAAAAAGTGGGGTATGAGGCTTTTGTTTGTATTCTCCCGTTTTTCTTATAGATGGAATAACTTCATTTGTTATCCATTTTTTGAAGGCTTTAGCTTCAGGTTTATTCGATGTTAAAACTAATGAATATAATCCTGACTCATTAATCAAGGAAACGTCCCTGTTTTGACCTGATACGAATAATTTTCGTATCAGCTTTTCGTCTTCATCTAGTCTCGCCAAAGACTTAGAAACATCTTGTAAGCCCAAAACATCACAAACATCCTTGGCAATTATCCAAAGTTGACCTTCTATTTCAATGGTCCGAACATTGTTAATGAAGTCGCCTGAATTGTGATATTCAAAGATAGTTAGCTGATTATTAACTTCTTTGGTTGAGTTTTGTCGAATTGCTCCTTGAGCACTTGACAATTGTGTGTAGTTTGTGTTACTTTGTAACATATTAACATTTGTGTAAAGCAAAACTTTTAATTACCTGGGGACCTCTGATCGCCAAATCAGCAGGTCCATTCTTTTTTATTACCTGGCATAAAAATACAAAATCTAAATTGTTTGTGCAATTAATGCCTATTTTCTAGCGGTTGATAATATAGAAAACGACCTAGATTAATCTGTTGGTTACTAGTCGTTTAGTTGAGTTTCCCTTGAGTTATCCTCATAGTTATTCACAGAGTTTTAAAAAATAAAAAAAACTACTAATCTCACAGGAAGATATCTAAAAGCAAAGCTGGAGAAAATACATTTGCTATATAGATGACCATTAAAAATCTGAAAGGAAATTATAATGAGTAGGGGATTGAAGTTCTATTGGCGGGAATCTATTTTTTTTAAAAAAATATCCTTTGATCGGTCTTCTAAACCTTTGATCGGTCTTCTAAATAAGCTGTAGGAAGCTTTTAATTATTCTTGTCCGGTTGGTTCTAGTTTCTCTTCTTTCTTACCACTTGCGGATAAGTTGGCAATAATGGTTATTCCCAACCATAAAAGTTGGGCTATTACAACTATTCTAACTGCAAATGTAAATGTGATTGGATAAAAAATATGCAGTAAAATAGGGAGTGAAAAGAAAGCTATACCAAATATATTTCCAGTAATCAACATGCCTTGGAATTTGTCTGTGTTAAAATTATAAGCCATTAATGACATTGAAATGAAATTAACTAACATGAAAGGCAGTGCAGCTCCAGAAGAAATTAATAAGGTAGTTACTAAATCATTTGAAGTGATAAGCTCACGTTTAAAAACAAAGAGGAAAAAGAAAACATAAATAGGCAATGAGAAAAAACTCACTCCTGTAATTATGTTATTTAATGGTGTTTTGTTGAAATCGATCATTTATTTTGGATTGAAAATGAGATAGAAAAGTATAAAAACTTACTCTATAATATCTGTGTAAGTAAAACTCGACTTTTAACTCAAAAAGCCCTTTAAAAAAATAGGCTAAATAGCTGAATTAATTAGTGCACCCGGAGAGGTTCGAACTCCCAACCATCAGAACCGGAATCTGACATTCTATCCAATTGAACTACGGGTGCTAAAAAAAGGAAAGAGGAGGGAGTTCTTTGAACCCACTCCTCGTTGATACTTTTGTCTTTATTTAGAAAGAACTTCTTTTACTTTAGCAGCTGCATCCTTAAGAACGATTGCAGAGAATACTTTAAGACCAGACTCTTCAATGATCTTAGCGCCTTCTTCTGCGTTTGTTCCTTGAAGTCTTACGATAATTGGAACTTTGATATCACCAATTTTTTTGTAAGCTTCTACAACACCATTAGCTACTCTGTCGCATCTAACGATACCACCAAAGATATTGATAAGGATTGCTTTTACATTTGGATCTTTCAGGATGATTCTGAAACCAGCCTCTACAGTCTGAGCGTTTGCTCCACCACCTACGTCTAGGAAGTTCGCAGGCTCACCACCGGAAAGCTTGATGATGTCCATAGTAGCCATTGCAAGACCTGCACCGTTTACCATACAACCGACGTTTCCGTCAAGTTTTACATAGTTAAGGCCAGAGTTTGAAGCTTCTACTTCCAAAGGATCTTCTTCGTTAAGATCTCTAAGAGCGGCAAGGTCTTTATGTCTGTATAGAGCGTTGTCGTCAAGGTTTACCTTTGCGTCAACCGCAAGAATTTTATTATCGGAAGTCTTTAATACAGGGTTGATTTCAAACATTGCAGAATCAGTTTCTTCATAAGCTTTATATAAAGCCTGGATGAAGTTTACCATTTCTTTGAAAGCTTCACCTTCAACACCTAGCTTGAAAGCAATCTTTCTCGCCTGAAACCCTTGAAGACCTACACGTGGATCAACCCACTCTTTGATGATTTTTTCAGGAGTATGTTCAGCAACCTCTTCAATCTCCATTCCACCCTCAGTGCTGGCAATAATAAGGTTTTTGCTTGTATTTCTGTCCAATAGAATGGACATATAGTATTCTTTTGGTTTACTTTCTCCCGGATAATATACATCTTGAGAAATCAGAACCTTGTGAACATGTTTGCCTTCAGGACCAGTTTGTTTAGTCACCAGGTTCATACCGATGATCTTCCCCGCAAGATCTTTAACTTCATCAAGGTTTTTAGCTAATTTAACTCCGCCGCCTTTTCCTCTTCCACCTGCATGAATTTGCGCTTTTACAACATACCATTCGGTACCTGTCTGCTGGTTTAGTTTTTTAGCGGCTTCTACTGCTGCTTCAGCTGTTTCTGCAACAATTCCTTCCTGTATACGAACACCGTATTTTTTCAGAATCTCTTTACCTTGATATTCATGTATATTCATGAGTAAATAAATAGTTAAAAGTTTAACACCACAGATGTTCTTTTCTTTCAGGGTATTCCCATCTATCGGAAGAACGGCACGAATCTATCATTTTTGGCTTTTAATTTCAAGAAAAGAGGGATTTTTAATCCTTTTAGATATAAATTTGTTTTTAGGAAGTCTAAATGAGTTGAATTATGATGCTGGAAGCAAGAAATATCTATAAGGGGTATCCCCACCTGGAAGTTTTAAAGGGAATTGATTTACAGATTAAACAAGGAGAAATTGTGTCTGTGGTAGGGGCATCCGGGGCCGGTAAAACCACATTGTTGCATATTCTGGGAACACTTGATAAGCAGGATAAGGGAGAATTATTTATAAACGGTGTTAATTTGAATCAAATCGGTGATAAGGAGCTTGCCTTATTCCGAAACAACCATATCGGTTTTGTATTTCAGTTTCATAATTTGCTTCCTGAGTTTTCTTGTTTTGAAAATGTCTGTTTGCCAGGATATATAGGTAAAAGAGATAAAAAACAAGTGGAGCAGAAGGCAAAGGAGTTGCTTGATCGACTTGGATTGTCTCAAAGACTTAATCATAAGCCATCCGAACTTTCCGGAGGGGAGCAGCAAAGGACAAGTGTTGCGAGAGCTCTTATTAATTCTCCTTCAATAGTATTTGCGGATGAGCCCAGTGGGAATTTAGATTCAAATAATGCAGAAGAGCTGCATAAGTTATTCTTCGAACTTAGAAATGAGTTTAATCTTACTTTTGTAATCGTTACACACAATCAATCGCTTGCTAAAAGTGCAGACAGAAAACTTGAAATGAGAGATGGGAAGATTGTTTAAATGAGTGTACTTTTTGATAGATATGAATAATAAAAAATAGCTTTTTTTGTTATATCTGATAATTTAATTACTTTTTGGTTTTTGTTATTTTTATAATTTTTTTGTGTATTTTATTGATTTTAAGGGTAGTTGTATTTTTGTTTTACTTTAAATAACAAAATTTTATTACATGGGTTTAGTGTGTAGGAATGAGTGTAATAAAATTGGAGTTTTGAAATATTTAAAGTGAATTATTTGATTTAATAACTACTGCGATGAATACTGTTGAATTTAATAACCTAGTTTATATAGCCTCTAAATCTTTAAAATATCCTGCTTTAAAGTTTACTCATAATCAGGCTGATGCAAATGATCTTATTCAGGATACCATTCTTAAGGCATTAAAAAATAAGACCAAGTTTAAGAAAGGGACTAATATAAAGGCATGGCTTTATATTATTATGAAAAATACTTTTATAAGTAATTATCATAAGATTGATAAAAGAAATAGCCTGGTAGATCCGATTGATGATGATTATACTCTGAATGTGCCAAGTACTATTACATATAATGATGGTACTGCTAATGTTGCAATGGAAGAGATAAATAAGGCAATTAATTCGCTGGATAAAGTATTCCGCGAGCCTTTTATGATGCATTTTTCCGGATTTAAGTATGAAGAGATTGCTCAAAAGTTAAAAATTCCTATGGGAACGGTGAAGAATAGGATTCACGTTGCAAGAAAAACTTTAATGAGTGCGCTTAAAGATTATAAAATTTAAAACTTACTGAATTGAGATTAAGGAATGCCAAGCTGATTAGTTTGGCATTTTTTGTTTAATTCAAGTTTAAATATTACATTTTTAATATTATCTAAAGTTGTATAATGATTACATTTATTTTTCTTGGTTGTTTTCTGTAATAAAAGTTTTAAA from Sporocytophaga myxococcoides carries:
- the sucC gene encoding ADP-forming succinate--CoA ligase subunit beta, which translates into the protein MNIHEYQGKEILKKYGVRIQEGIVAETAEAAVEAAKKLNQQTGTEWYVVKAQIHAGGRGKGGGVKLAKNLDEVKDLAGKIIGMNLVTKQTGPEGKHVHKVLISQDVYYPGESKPKEYYMSILLDRNTSKNLIIASTEGGMEIEEVAEHTPEKIIKEWVDPRVGLQGFQARKIAFKLGVEGEAFKEMVNFIQALYKAYEETDSAMFEINPVLKTSDNKILAVDAKVNLDDNALYRHKDLAALRDLNEEDPLEVEASNSGLNYVKLDGNVGCMVNGAGLAMATMDIIKLSGGEPANFLDVGGGANAQTVEAGFRIILKDPNVKAILINIFGGIVRCDRVANGVVEAYKKIGDIKVPIIVRLQGTNAEEGAKIIEESGLKVFSAIVLKDAAAKVKEVLSK
- a CDS encoding BRO-N domain-containing protein, with amino-acid sequence MLQSNTNYTQLSSAQGAIRQNSTKEVNNQLTIFEYHNSGDFINNVRTIEIEGQLWIIAKDVCDVLGLQDVSKSLARLDEDEKLIRKLFVSGQNRDVSLINESGLYSLVLTSNKPEAKAFKKWITNEVIPSIRKTGEYKQKPHTPLFVQRFHENYDRVDQGYFSVIGELFIRVYGKLEALGHVIPDHSKEGKEIRMDVSVGKSFPEWLDTYYPHLSKQYKFYKHKLPTGFEVDARQYHNDVLPKFIEYIETDWLINRARGYFRGRDDKALEYLPKLLPAKKAS
- a CDS encoding SDR family oxidoreductase produces the protein MKILVIGGSGLIGTKVVAQLHQKGHQVIAASPSTGINTITGEGLAEAMENTDIVIDLANSPSFEDNAVMEFFQTSGQNLLSAEINAGIKHHVALSIVGVDIMHSIGYMRAKMVQENLIRQSGVPYTIIRSTQFFEFIGGIINKATQGNEVHLSDVQFQPIAADEVAGFVVKYALAAPVNGKVEIAGPERFDMYRVVERYLQSFKDSRKVISDGKPEYFGGEVNHTALVPAGKAELGTISFEEWLSKQLQHA
- a CDS encoding TIGR01777 family oxidoreductase, with the protein product MNRIILAGGSGYLGMVLADFYKNKVKEIIILTRGKNEMKDNIRCVHWDGQQISDWIEWLEGSDLLINLTGKNVNCRYTDKNKNEIISSRVNATKVLGEALMKLENPPKVWIQCVSSTIYRDSRDKDMDEFSGEIGEGFSVDVCERWEEAFDKHEMPKVRKVALRISFVLGRNGGAFPTLLTLTRLGLGGKQGDGLQYVSWIHEKDFARIVEWIYSNEEIMGVYNCTAPNPVTNKVMMSTLRKAAGIPIGLPSPECLLKVGAFLIGTEPELALKSRKVVPAKLINEGFQFEYNHLEYALADLV
- a CDS encoding TIGR02117 family protein yields the protein MKKAVSIIYKSIKYVFVILILYFITALLCTIIPVNNSFTEDEKGVQIFIRSNGVHTDIVVPVKDSVKDWSQELSGLQLYHDNQIKYVAFGWGDKGFYLHTPTWADLKVSTALKAAFWLSTSAMHVTYYPYKPGTDEYTRSIYISSDQYRELVNYIKESFRLNSDGKIEVINCCKYSGLDNEFYEGKGVYSLIKTCNTWTNTGLKEAGVKTALWAPFEWSVMYHRK
- a CDS encoding RNA polymerase sigma factor, giving the protein MNTVEFNNLVYIASKSLKYPALKFTHNQADANDLIQDTILKALKNKTKFKKGTNIKAWLYIIMKNTFISNYHKIDKRNSLVDPIDDDYTLNVPSTITYNDGTANVAMEEINKAINSLDKVFREPFMMHFSGFKYEEIAQKLKIPMGTVKNRIHVARKTLMSALKDYKI
- a CDS encoding ABC transporter ATP-binding protein; protein product: MLEARNIYKGYPHLEVLKGIDLQIKQGEIVSVVGASGAGKTTLLHILGTLDKQDKGELFINGVNLNQIGDKELALFRNNHIGFVFQFHNLLPEFSCFENVCLPGYIGKRDKKQVEQKAKELLDRLGLSQRLNHKPSELSGGEQQRTSVARALINSPSIVFADEPSGNLDSNNAEELHKLFFELRNEFNLTFVIVTHNQSLAKSADRKLEMRDGKIV
- a CDS encoding DUF7793 family protein; amino-acid sequence: MEIIFEDQHIQLWFEDEILHAHYKSDAIITLSVAKEILKNRLELQKGKTFPAIVTLPHELRVFKPQAWRFFSEDGYEGLSKIAIVTNSDMKRSLANMYFVLNPPAKPTRLFTNNTNAKQWILNG